A single genomic interval of Lacrimispora sphenoides JCM 1415 harbors:
- a CDS encoding MIP/aquaporin family protein has protein sequence MLPYIAEFIGTMILILLGDGVVANVTLNKSGMKGAGSIQITFAWGLAVLIPAFIFGAASGAHFNPALTIALAVDGSMAWGLVPGYIVAQFAGAFCGAVLVYLLFKDQFDATESAATKLGVFSTGPSIPNMGRNILSEAIGTFVLVFSIKGISQVSGIATGLDKLLVFGIIVSVGMSLGGLTGYAINPARDLGPRIAHSVLPIKGKGDSNWGYAPVVIVGPVIGAVAAVLLYQAIPWA, from the coding sequence ATGTTGCCATATATAGCAGAATTTATCGGAACCATGATTCTGATTCTTTTAGGCGATGGCGTTGTAGCAAACGTAACATTAAACAAGTCTGGTATGAAAGGTGCTGGTTCAATCCAAATTACCTTTGCATGGGGTCTTGCTGTTTTAATTCCGGCCTTTATCTTCGGTGCAGCTTCCGGTGCTCATTTTAATCCTGCATTAACAATTGCCTTAGCTGTGGATGGAAGCATGGCCTGGGGTCTGGTTCCCGGTTACATAGTGGCTCAGTTTGCCGGTGCATTTTGCGGTGCGGTTCTTGTTTATCTTCTGTTCAAGGATCAATTTGATGCAACGGAATCTGCTGCTACCAAACTGGGTGTATTTTCAACAGGACCTTCTATTCCCAATATGGGACGCAATATTTTAAGTGAAGCAATCGGTACATTCGTATTAGTATTTAGTATCAAGGGTATTTCACAGGTCAGCGGCATTGCTACCGGTCTGGATAAGCTCCTGGTATTTGGTATTATCGTTTCTGTTGGTATGTCCCTTGGCGGACTGACTGGATATGCGATTAATCCGGCTCGTGACCTTGGTCCGCGTATTGCCCACAGTGTTCTTCCGATTAAGGGCAAAGGCGATTCTAACTGGGGATATGCACCAGTTGTGATTGTCGGCCCGGTCATTGGTGCGGTTGCTGCGGTACTGCTGTATCAGGCAATTCCCTGGGCATAA
- a CDS encoding NAD(P)/FAD-dependent oxidoreductase, with protein sequence MYDVIIIGAGVSGSAVARELSRYKVNACVLEKEEDVCCGTTKANSAIIHAGYDAAEGSLMARLNVEGNQMMPELSKELDIPFEQCGSLVVCLDEASLPNLQTLYDRGVKNGVKDLEIITDQERIREMEPNLADEVIAVLSAPTAGIVCPFHLNIALAENAYTNGIDFKFDTEVESITQIEGGWKLETSKGVYETRYVVNAAGVYADRFHNMVSESKIHITPRRGDYFLLDKNAGKHVKRTIFALPSKYGKGVLVTPTVHGNLIIGPTAVDIENKEGTATTREGLDELSKACLNVKNLPFRQVITSFAGLRAHEDHHEFIIRELDDAPGFVDCAGIESPGLTSSPAIGKMAAEILREKLDLSVNPDFNGTRKGNIDLDTLSKEEKAALIEKEPAYGNIICRCEMVTEGELLDAIHRPLGARTLDGIKRRTRAGAGRCQAGFCMPKTMEILHRELGIPMTEITKSGGNSQLLVGYNKDRI encoded by the coding sequence ATGTATGACGTAATTATTATTGGAGCGGGTGTATCTGGCAGTGCCGTCGCACGCGAACTTTCCCGATATAAGGTGAATGCCTGCGTTCTGGAAAAAGAAGAAGATGTGTGCTGTGGAACCACCAAGGCCAACAGTGCCATCATCCATGCCGGCTATGATGCGGCAGAAGGATCCTTGATGGCCAGGCTGAATGTAGAAGGAAATCAAATGATGCCAGAGCTTTCTAAGGAACTTGATATTCCTTTTGAGCAGTGCGGGTCTTTGGTTGTATGCCTGGATGAAGCATCGCTGCCGAATCTGCAGACCCTTTATGACCGGGGCGTTAAAAATGGCGTAAAGGATCTGGAAATCATTACAGACCAGGAAAGAATCAGGGAAATGGAGCCAAACCTGGCAGATGAGGTGATTGCAGTTTTATCTGCTCCGACAGCGGGGATTGTATGTCCCTTTCATTTGAATATTGCATTGGCAGAAAATGCTTATACCAATGGCATTGACTTTAAATTTGATACTGAGGTAGAAAGTATAACGCAGATCGAAGGTGGCTGGAAGCTGGAAACAAGCAAGGGGGTGTATGAGACCCGGTATGTGGTGAACGCGGCCGGTGTTTATGCAGACCGCTTTCATAATATGGTCAGTGAATCAAAGATCCATATCACTCCCCGGCGGGGCGATTACTTTCTATTGGACAAAAACGCAGGAAAGCATGTAAAACGGACAATTTTTGCACTGCCGAGTAAATATGGCAAGGGGGTACTGGTAACTCCTACGGTTCATGGAAATCTTATCATCGGCCCAACCGCTGTTGATATAGAGAATAAGGAAGGCACAGCGACCACCAGAGAGGGCCTTGATGAACTTTCAAAGGCTTGTCTGAACGTGAAGAATCTGCCGTTTAGACAAGTGATCACCTCTTTTGCGGGCTTAAGGGCCCATGAAGACCATCATGAATTTATTATCCGGGAGCTTGATGATGCACCGGGATTTGTGGACTGTGCAGGTATTGAATCACCTGGTCTTACCAGCAGTCCGGCAATCGGCAAAATGGCAGCAGAAATTTTACGGGAAAAGCTGGATTTAAGCGTAAATCCTGATTTTAATGGAACCCGCAAAGGAAACATTGATTTAGATACTTTGTCAAAAGAGGAGAAAGCTGCTCTGATTGAGAAAGAACCGGCATATGGAAATATTATCTGCCGCTGCGAAATGGTAACGGAAGGGGAGCTTTTAGACGCCATTCACCGGCCCTTGGGTGCCCGAACCTTAGATGGTATCAAACGCCGGACCAGGGCAGGAGCAGGACGCTGTCAGGCAGGTTTTTGCATGCCTAAAACAATGGAGATTCTTCACCGGGAACTGGGTATTCCCATGACTGAAATAACGAAATCCGGCGGGAATTCACAGCTGTTAGTCGGATATAACAAGGACAGAATATAA
- a CDS encoding NAD(P)/FAD-dependent oxidoreductase, producing MKEYDIVIIGGGPAGLAAAIAARDNGSESILILERDKELGGILNQCIHNGFGLHTFKEELTGPEYAARFTEQVEKHKIEYVLNTMVMEISSDKVVTAMNREEGLFDIQAKAIILAMGCRERSRGALNIPGYRPAGIFSAGTAQRLVNMEGYMPGREVVILGSGDIGLIMARRLTLEGARVKVVAEIMPYSGGLKRNIVQCLDDYGIPLKLSHTVVEIRGRERLEGITLAAVDDRGKPIAGTEEEYSCDTLLLSVGLIPENELSGAMGVVLNPVTSGPIVNESLETNVEGVFACGNVLHVHDLVDFVSEEAAAAGKNASAYVKNGTQKTGGREISLEGTDGVRYTVPSTIDPERMEAAQIVRFRVGNVYKNCYIGVYFNNERVLHRKRMVMAPGEMEEIKLEKEKLLLHPDVDRITIRIEEA from the coding sequence ATGAAAGAATATGATATTGTGATAATTGGCGGCGGACCTGCTGGCCTTGCTGCGGCGATTGCGGCCCGGGATAACGGCTCTGAAAGCATATTGATCCTGGAAAGGGATAAGGAGCTCGGGGGGATATTAAATCAGTGCATTCATAACGGTTTTGGACTGCATACATTTAAGGAAGAATTGACAGGACCGGAATATGCGGCTCGTTTCACGGAACAAGTAGAAAAACATAAGATTGAATATGTTCTAAATACAATGGTTATGGAAATCAGCTCTGACAAGGTGGTTACGGCAATGAACAGGGAGGAGGGACTGTTTGATATCCAGGCCAAGGCGATCATCCTGGCCATGGGATGCAGAGAACGCTCCAGGGGGGCGCTCAATATACCTGGATACCGGCCGGCCGGTATTTTTTCAGCCGGTACAGCACAGCGTCTTGTTAATATGGAAGGCTACATGCCCGGGCGAGAGGTAGTGATTCTTGGATCCGGTGATATCGGATTGATTATGGCCAGACGACTGACTCTGGAAGGAGCCAGGGTTAAGGTGGTGGCTGAAATCATGCCATATTCCGGAGGGCTTAAAAGGAATATTGTCCAGTGCCTGGATGATTATGGAATTCCGCTTAAATTGAGCCACACGGTAGTCGAGATCAGAGGCAGGGAGCGGCTGGAGGGAATTACTCTGGCGGCAGTGGATGACAGGGGGAAACCAATTGCCGGAACAGAAGAGGAATATTCCTGTGACACCTTGCTTTTATCGGTCGGACTGATACCGGAAAATGAACTCTCCGGTGCCATGGGAGTGGTTTTGAATCCGGTCACATCAGGCCCGATTGTAAATGAAAGTCTGGAAACAAATGTGGAAGGAGTCTTTGCCTGCGGAAACGTGCTTCATGTGCATGATCTGGTGGATTTCGTTTCGGAAGAAGCTGCTGCAGCCGGAAAGAATGCTTCAGCATATGTGAAAAACGGGACGCAGAAAACGGGCGGCCGGGAAATCAGTCTTGAGGGTACTGATGGGGTCCGTTATACGGTTCCAAGCACGATTGACCCAGAACGTATGGAGGCAGCTCAAATTGTCCGGTTCCGGGTTGGAAATGTTTATAAAAACTGTTATATCGGTGTATACTTTAATAACGAGAGGGTATTGCATCGGAAGCGGATGGTGATGGCACCAGGAGAAATGGAAGAAATAAAGCTGGAAAAAGAAAAGTTACTGTTGCATCCGGATGTTGACAGGATTACAATAAGGATAGAGGAGGCATAG
- a CDS encoding DUF1667 domain-containing protein — MEKRELICISCPMGCPLTVELEGGEIVNITGNTCKRGEVYGRKEVTNPTRIVTSTVKVEGGKSDMVSVKTREDIPKDKIFECVKALKGITVKAPVRIGDVILPDVAGTGVDIVATKECR; from the coding sequence ATGGAAAAAAGAGAACTTATCTGTATCAGCTGTCCTATGGGCTGTCCTCTGACCGTGGAACTGGAAGGCGGGGAAATCGTGAACATTACAGGAAATACCTGTAAGCGAGGTGAGGTATATGGCCGAAAGGAAGTTACCAATCCCACAAGGATCGTCACATCCACCGTGAAGGTGGAAGGCGGTAAATCCGACATGGTATCGGTAAAAACCAGAGAGGATATACCCAAAGATAAAATCTTTGAATGTGTAAAAGCACTCAAAGGCATCACGGTGAAAGCGCCTGTCCGGATCGGCGATGTGATCCTTCCTGATGTGGCAGGAACAGGAGTAGATATCGTAGCGACGAAAGAGTGTAGATGA
- the dhaK gene encoding dihydroxyacetone kinase subunit DhaK, which translates to MKKFINDTVLVEEQMILGMVKAYPGHLKKLDCGNVVVRAEKKEGKVALISGGGSGHEPAHGGFVGTGMLDAAVAGPVFTSPTPDQIYEGIKAVATDAGVLMIVKNYTGDVMNFEMAAEMAEMEGITVKHVVTNDDVAVKDSLYTIGRRGVAGTVFVHKIAGAMAETGADLDKVQATAQKVIDNVRTMGAAIEPCTVPAAGKPGFTLSDDEMEIGIGIHGEPGTHREPVKKADEIVDMLLSQILEDIDYAGSEVAVMINGAGGTPLMELYIINNRVSDVLAEKGIRIHKTFVGEYMTSIEMQGFSISLLRLDDEMKQLLDAVADTPAWK; encoded by the coding sequence ATGAAAAAATTTATCAACGATACGGTATTGGTGGAAGAACAGATGATTTTAGGGATGGTGAAGGCTTATCCCGGGCATTTGAAAAAGCTGGATTGCGGTAATGTTGTTGTGCGGGCCGAGAAGAAAGAGGGTAAGGTAGCTTTGATCAGCGGCGGCGGAAGCGGGCATGAACCGGCTCATGGCGGTTTCGTCGGAACCGGAATGCTGGATGCCGCAGTTGCGGGTCCGGTCTTTACCTCCCCGACTCCGGATCAGATCTATGAGGGCATTAAAGCGGTTGCTACGGATGCTGGTGTACTTATGATCGTTAAGAATTATACCGGTGATGTCATGAACTTTGAGATGGCCGCAGAGATGGCGGAGATGGAAGGCATCACCGTGAAGCATGTTGTCACGAATGATGATGTGGCAGTAAAGGACAGTCTTTATACGATCGGCCGCAGAGGAGTGGCAGGGACAGTCTTTGTGCATAAAATAGCCGGTGCTATGGCCGAGACTGGTGCAGATCTTGATAAAGTGCAGGCAACTGCGCAAAAAGTAATTGATAATGTAAGAACGATGGGAGCAGCGATTGAACCTTGTACGGTACCGGCAGCAGGGAAACCGGGATTTACTCTTTCCGATGATGAGATGGAAATCGGAATCGGCATCCACGGAGAGCCGGGAACCCATAGAGAGCCGGTTAAAAAAGCGGATGAGATCGTTGATATGCTGCTGAGCCAGATTCTTGAAGATATCGATTATGCAGGCAGCGAAGTAGCAGTTATGATTAATGGTGCCGGCGGAACACCGCTGATGGAGCTTTATATCATTAACAATCGGGTTTCTGATGTTCTGGCAGAAAAAGGTATACGGATACATAAAACCTTTGTCGGAGAATATATGACCTCCATCGAGATGCAGGGCTTTTCAATCTCCCTTCTTCGTCTGGATGATGAAATGAAGCAGCTTTTAGATGCGGTCGCAGATACGCCTGCTTGGAAATAA